Genomic segment of Malus domestica chromosome 15, GDT2T_hap1:
TGGATCTTCTGACCTTCGAAGCTCAATATTGAGCTTTCCTGGTATAGATTAGCCATGGCCGCACCGTTGGCATACGTAGTAGTGCTCAACAAAGGCCCTTAAAAGTGCATTTGGTTTGCGCCAGAGAGGAAACACGGCTGTGAAATTTGTTAGAAGGGACTGCTGCAAAATGAAGTGatgggaggagatggagattgcTGCAAAATGAAGTGATGGGTGGAGACGGAGTGAGTTGACAATTGGTTTGAGTTGCACGCgctttttttagggtttttttttttttttggtccttatcattaaaaaaacataatgaatgatttttagttaaaattaaaagttttgaagtcattttcattagttttcatttataacTATAAGCTGATATATCAAGCTTGTTAGGGAAATTTGTTTAGTTGGActctaattaatgggtttaagTCTGAAAAAAATATAATGCATTATGAGTCACATTTTACACCACAAATATCATATATAGTTTGCATTATCGACgtttataattattattatccATAAATATTTTCAGATAAGCGAGGTTTGACGAGGACTCGAAGTGGGGTGGATTTCACGTTTGATAGCCCGAGGCTCCCGGTCATATCAACAGCTGCATTTTCTGGAGTTGAGATGTCATAAGCATGCAGAAAACTAGCCAAGGTTAACTGTATGACTTGAAGAGCAAAACCCATTCCAGGGCATATTCGTCTACCACCACCAAAAGGAATGAGCTCAAAATTGTGACCCTTCACATCGATATCCTTGTGGGTGGTAAGAAATCTCTCCGGCTTAAACTCCATCGGATCAACCCAAACCCGGGGGTCACTGTGGATCTTCCATAGGTTCATCATCAACCAAGTGTCCTTTGGGACATGGTATCCTCCTATTGTGCAGTCCTCGCTGAATTTTCTTATACCAGAGAGTGGTGCCGGTGGGTACATTCGCAGCGTTTCTTTGAAGATGGCTTGCAAGTACTCCAGGTTACTGATGTCTGATTCATTCACTAGCCTTCCTCTCCCAACATGCTTGTCTAGTTCTTCTTGAGCTTTCACCAAGGTGTGACGGTTGTTCAAAAGTAGCGAGAGTGCCCATGTCATAGTCACCATGGGTGTGTCACTGCCCCCAGCAATCACGGCCTGAAAACATTATAATTTCAATTAGGATACTCTATACAATTTAAAAACTGATAATTGCAATTTATAGATATGAATTCAATGTTATCattcaaattaatttagaaaataTGTAACTACATACCAAACATGTCGCTTTGTTGACTGTATCTGCGTCAAATCCTACAACATCTGCTCCATTGAGGACTGAAAGCATTACATCCATGAAATCCTGCTCTTGGCCTTGAGTTCTTCTCTGCTTGTGCTCCTCCAACCATTCCATAACAATACTATCTAGCTCCTTCGCTGTTCTTCTCATCGCTTTCTCGTGCCCACCTATATCTAGCCACCTAAGCCACGGAACAGCATCCCCCAACACAAACAACCCAATGTAATGAAACATATCCCTTATGACGTTTTGGCACCGCCGCGCCTTCTTTTCGTCGCTCAAACTACCATTCATAACGTTGAAGAAACGCTTTCCAGCAACCATTCGAAACACCACATTTAGTGTCAAATCCCCGAACCACTCCTTCATCTCCACCAAAATTTCTCCTGAGCCTCCTTTTCTTTTGATCCACAGTTTGTACAACTCCTTCAAGCTCATCTCTACTTCGGACACTCGAACATGTTTGAGCAGCTCCAGCCTGCTGTTTGAGAGTAGCTCGTGGGTTGTTATTTTCCGTATTTCACGCCAATACGGACCATAGGGGCTATACGCCACCAAGGCTCCGTTGTAGCTCAAGTGTTCAACGCCTACGATTTTGGGACGGGAGGAAACAGCCAAGTCATTGGTGGTGAAGCACTCCTTCGCCGCCTCCCAACAATTTACCACAAGGGCGGAGTTGAGGCCCACATTGATGGAAAAAACCGGTCCATACTTGTCCACCAAGCCTCCCAAAACTATATGGGGAAGCTCGGGTCCTGCCAACAAGTGGATGTGCCCTAACAGAGGCCATCCACCCACAACCTTCGGTGCTTTGGGAAGCGAGGCAGCAGCTCTAGACTTCCTATTTATGATCAAGTAGGAAAGCACAAGTATGGCAAAGATTCCAGCTATGGCAGTATTTTGGTATGGGAGATGGAATTCCATTGTTGCTTGAAGGATCAGTTATCTGTGACCTTTCGGAGATTGGCTAATCCTACAACTTCTTTGTAAATGTAGTGTTTGTTTGTAAATTGTATCCATGAGTAATAATGTCTTTACATCACATCACATCACAATTCACTAATTCTGTTATCCTATAACTTCTGGAAGGACCAGTTATCACTTCAGAATAGACATATTCAATTATTGTAGTACGGTTAGACTTTGAGATATGGTAACATAAGATTCGTGGCTGAAATTTTGATGACTAACGTGGAGAGCTGATAACCATTTAAAGTATGGAAAAGCATACAGCAATTCCACACATTGGAGATAGTGTTTAAAATTTCTTCGATACGGTcgatatttttaaaaaaatataaaataaaataaaaaattagagaaaGATATGGAAATAAGGGGTGAAGTCTAAACTTTATCTTATATCGGAAAAATTCTTAAGTTTAGGCTAAAATCGATAGATATCGTCAATA
This window contains:
- the LOC103441523 gene encoding cytochrome P450 CYP82D47-like — encoded protein: MEFHLPYQNTAIAGIFAILVLSYLIINRKSRAAASLPKAPKVVGGWPLLGHIHLLAGPELPHIVLGGLVDKYGPVFSINVGLNSALVVNCWEAAKECFTTNDLAVSSRPKIVGVEHLSYNGALVAYSPYGPYWREIRKITTHELLSNSRLELLKHVRVSEVEMSLKELYKLWIKRKGGSGEILVEMKEWFGDLTLNVVFRMVAGKRFFNVMNGSLSDEKKARRCQNVIRDMFHYIGLFVLGDAVPWLRWLDIGGHEKAMRRTAKELDSIVMEWLEEHKQRRTQGQEQDFMDVMLSVLNGADVVGFDADTVNKATCLAVIAGGSDTPMVTMTWALSLLLNNRHTLVKAQEELDKHVGRGRLVNESDISNLEYLQAIFKETLRMYPPAPLSGIRKFSEDCTIGGYHVPKDTWLMMNLWKIHSDPRVWVDPMEFKPERFLTTHKDIDVKGHNFELIPFGGGRRICPGMGFALQVIQLTLASFLHAYDISTPENAAVDMTGSLGLSNVKSTPLRVLVKPRLSENIYG